The following coding sequences lie in one Oncorhynchus kisutch isolate 150728-3 linkage group LG17, Okis_V2, whole genome shotgun sequence genomic window:
- the LOC109907122 gene encoding C-type lectin domain family 6 member A has translation MKLRVTYLLNAHLGGGAQQSWIYFQFPAVSYCFGGMGVIRPGENGTSGPGLLHPKKTEWSTERDWWYTQYRQLSHYLALLCFLLTMATLLQAFYLVQITLVFQSQSALQEVRLKDLTQKLNTLNHSYLLLFHKYPALNQYCPITNSSTNERECRPCPEGWESFGERCYLYTHDRLDWISSQYHCLSVGGNLAMVKSEEEQIFLWKRAKELSQGDSYWIGLRNGNPGGAWHWVDDSPVEKGFWDLFWDHEPEKGDTRELCARLSPGDSHRAGWYATMCKNSLKSICERTQGTLQ, from the exons ATGAAGCTAAGGGTGACATACCTCCTCAACGCTCATTTGGGAGGTGGAGCTCAGCAGAGCTGGATCTATTTTCAGTTTCCAGCAGTGTCCTACTGCTTCGGGGGAATGGGAGTCATAAGACCAGGGGAGAATGGGACATCTGGACCAGGCTTGCTACATCCTAAAAAGACGGAGTGGTCAACAGAGAGAG ATTGGTGGTACACCCAGTACAGACAGTTATCACATTACCTGGCCCTGCTCTGTTTTCTACTGACCATGGCCACACTCCTACAGGCATTTTACT TGGTGCAGATCACCTTGGTCTTCCAATCCCAGTCCGCCTTGCAGGAGGTCAGACTCAAAGACCTGACTCAGAAGCTGAACACCCTGAACcactcctacctcctcctcttccacaagTACCCAGCACTCAACCAGTACTGTCCCATCACCAATAGCAGCACCAATG AGCGTGAGTGCAGGCCGTGCCCAGAGGGATGGGAGTCTTTTGGGGAGAGATGCTACCTCTACACCCATGACAGACTGGATTGGATTTCCAGTCAGTACCACTGCCTATCTGTAGGGGGCAACCTTGCCATGGTGAAGAGTGAGGAGGAGCAA ATTTTTCTGTGGAAGAGAGCCAAGGAGTTGAGCCAGGGAGACTCCTACTGGATCGGCTTGAGGAATGGTAACCCAGGCGGGGCCTGGCACTGGGTGGACGACTCCCCGGTGGAGAAGGG GTTTTGGGACTTATTTTGGGATCACGAGCCAGAGAAGGGGGACACCAGGGAACTGTGTGCCCGGCTGTCGCCAGGAGACAGCCACAGGGCCGGTTGGTACGCCACCATGTGCAAGAACAGCCTGAAGAGCATCTGTGAGAGGACCCAGGGCACCCTGCAGTGA